The proteins below come from a single Oscillospiraceae bacterium genomic window:
- the tuf gene encoding elongation factor Tu gives MAEKEKFDRSLEHVNIGTIGHVDHGKTTLTAAITKTLALKGDADFMDYSSIDKAPEEKARGITINTAHVEYHTEKRHYAHVDCPGHADYIKNMITGAAQMDGAILVVAATDGPMPQTREHILLARQVGVPKIVVFMNKCDMVDDEELLDLVEMEIRELLNEYDFDGDNTPIIRGSALKALESTSTDPNAPEYKCIWELMDAVDTYIPTPDRAADKPFLMPVEDVMTISGRGTVATGRVERGTAHVGDQMEIVGIKEEKMTTTITGLEMFRKSLEFAQAGDNIGALLRGVDRDQIERGQCLCKPGSVHPHTTFDGHVYVLKKEEGGRHTPFFNNYRPQFYFRTTDVTGIITLPEGTEMCMPGDNVDMHVELITPVAMEEGLRFAIREGGHTVGSGVVSKIEK, from the coding sequence ATGGCTGAAAAGGAAAAATTTGACCGCTCTTTGGAGCATGTCAACATTGGTACCATCGGTCACGTTGACCACGGCAAGACCACTCTGACCGCTGCCATCACCAAGACTCTGGCTCTGAAGGGCGATGCCGACTTCATGGATTACTCCAGCATCGACAAGGCTCCCGAGGAGAAGGCTCGTGGCATCACGATCAACACTGCTCACGTTGAGTACCACACCGAGAAGCGTCACTACGCCCACGTTGACTGCCCGGGCCATGCTGACTACATCAAGAACATGATCACCGGTGCTGCTCAGATGGACGGCGCTATTCTGGTCGTCGCTGCTACCGATGGTCCCATGCCCCAGACCCGTGAGCACATCCTGCTCGCCCGTCAGGTCGGCGTGCCCAAGATCGTTGTCTTCATGAACAAGTGCGACATGGTTGACGATGAGGAGCTGCTGGATCTGGTTGAGATGGAGATCCGTGAGCTGCTGAACGAGTATGACTTCGATGGCGACAACACCCCCATCATCCGTGGTTCTGCTCTGAAGGCTCTGGAGAGCACCAGCACCGATCCCAACGCCCCCGAGTACAAGTGCATTTGGGAGCTGATGGATGCTGTTGATACCTACATCCCCACTCCTGACCGTGCTGCTGACAAGCCCTTCCTGATGCCCGTTGAGGACGTTATGACCATCTCCGGCCGTGGCACCGTTGCTACCGGTCGTGTCGAGCGTGGCACTGCTCACGTTGGCGATCAGATGGAGATCGTTGGTATCAAGGAAGAGAAGATGACCACCACCATCACCGGTCTGGAGATGTTCCGCAAGAGCCTCGAGTTCGCTCAGGCTGGCGACAACATCGGTGCCCTGCTGCGTGGCGTTGACCGTGACCAGATCGAGCGCGGCCAGTGCCTGTGCAAGCCCGGTTCTGTTCATCCCCACACCACCTTCGACGGTCACGTTTACGTCCTGAAGAAGGAAGAGGGCGGCCGTCATACCCCGTTCTTCAACAACTATCGTCCTCAGTTCTACTTCCGTACCACCGATGTTACCGGCATCATCACCCTGCCCGAGGGCACTGAGATGTGCATGCCCGGCGACAACGTTGATATGCACGTTGAGCTGATCACCCCCGTTGCCATGGAGGAGGGCCTGCGTTTCGCTATCCGCGAGGGCGGCCACACCGTTGGTTCCGGCGTTGTTTCCAAGATCGAGAAGTAA
- a CDS encoding sugar phosphate isomerase/epimerase, which yields MRSPNLKVIFDMSNLVSAENVDAQDRIWYDMGALLGDQIVAVHFKGQAFAPDGSLLHTSLEESRTDYAGAFAMLRQLPQPLFRCCARRLCRRVRPVTSLL from the coding sequence ATGCGCAGCCCGAATCTGAAGGTCATCTTTGACATGAGCAACCTTGTATCTGCTGAGAATGTAGACGCACAGGACCGCATCTGGTACGATATGGGCGCACTGCTGGGGGATCAGATCGTGGCTGTCCATTTCAAAGGGCAAGCGTTTGCGCCGGACGGCAGCCTGCTGCACACCAGCTTAGAGGAGAGCCGCACCGACTATGCCGGGGCGTTTGCCATGCTGCGCCAGCTGCCCCAGCCGCTCTTCCGGTGCTGCGCGAGGAGGCTGTGCCGGCGCGTGCGGCCAGTGACATCGCTTTTATGA
- the rpsL gene encoding 30S ribosomal protein S12 — MPTFNQLVRKGREVLVKKSTAPALLKSYNSQKKEYTNLNSPQKRGVCTAVRTMTPKKPNSALRKVARVRLTNGIEVTSYIPGIGHNLQEHSVVLIRGGRVKDLPGVRYHIIRGTLDTQGVANRNQARSKYGAKRPKAGAKK; from the coding sequence ATGCCTACTTTTAACCAGCTCGTGCGCAAAGGCCGTGAGGTCCTGGTCAAAAAGAGCACTGCACCCGCCCTTCTGAAGAGCTACAACTCCCAGAAAAAGGAGTACACCAACCTGAACAGCCCGCAGAAGCGTGGTGTCTGCACTGCTGTGCGTACCATGACCCCCAAGAAGCCCAACTCTGCTCTGCGTAAAGTTGCCCGTGTCCGCCTGACGAATGGTATCGAGGTCACCTCTTACATTCCCGGTATCGGCCATAACCTGCAGGAGCACAGCGTTGTTCTGATCCGTGGCGGTCGTGTCAAGGATCTGCCCGGTGTCCGTTACCACATCATCCGTGGTACTCTGGATACGCAGGGTGTTGCGAACCGTAATCAGGCCCGCAGCAAATACGGTGCTAAGCGCCCCAAGGCCGGTGCCAAGAAGTAA
- the rpsG gene encoding 30S ribosomal protein S7, with product MPRRGNVAKREVLADPIYNSKVVTRLVNYIMLDGKKGVAQEIVYDAFNIVKEKTGNDPLDMFEKAMENIMPNLECKTRRVGGANYQVPLEVSPARRETLGLRWLTAYSRARGEKTMSARLAAEIIDATNGVGGSVKKREDTHKMAEANKAFAHYRY from the coding sequence ATGCCCAGAAGAGGTAATGTCGCAAAACGCGAAGTTCTGGCCGATCCTATTTACAATTCCAAGGTTGTCACCCGTCTGGTCAACTACATCATGCTGGATGGCAAGAAAGGTGTTGCTCAGGAGATCGTTTACGATGCATTCAACATCGTGAAGGAGAAGACCGGCAACGACCCGCTCGATATGTTCGAGAAGGCTATGGAGAACATCATGCCTAACCTCGAGTGCAAGACCCGCCGTGTCGGCGGCGCTAACTACCAGGTCCCCCTGGAGGTCAGCCCTGCCCGCCGCGAGACGCTCGGCCTGCGCTGGCTGACCGCTTACAGCCGCGCCCGCGGCGAGAAGACCATGTCTGCTCGTCTGGCCGCTGAGATCATCGACGCCACCAACGGTGTCGGCGGTTCCGTCAAGAAGCGCGAGGATACGCACAAGATGGCCGAGGCCAACAAGGCTTTTGCCCACTATCGTTATTGA
- a CDS encoding TIM barrel protein, producing the protein MTDALVAETVAAEKAHRIQVAVLGTYVELAINDESRLCNVADFKSQLAVCKALGAGCIGTETTAMSKQPAGTTRAQAQELLCRSLAEILPAAETLGVTVASSL; encoded by the coding sequence GTGACGGATGCGCTGGTGGCCGAGACGGTTGCAGCCGAAAAAGCACACCGTATTCAGGTCGCCGTGCTGGGCACCTATGTCGAGCTGGCCATAAATGATGAGAGCCGCCTTTGCAATGTAGCCGATTTCAAGAGCCAGCTGGCTGTATGCAAGGCGCTGGGGGCCGGGTGCATCGGCACCGAAACCACCGCCATGTCCAAGCAGCCTGCCGGGACGACCCGTGCGCAGGCGCAGGAGCTTCTCTGCCGCAGTCTGGCAGAGATTTTGCCCGCTGCCGAGACGCTCGGCGTTACCGTAGCATCGAGCCTGTGA
- the fusA gene encoding elongation factor G has protein sequence MTRNIGIMAHIDAGKTTTTERILYYTGINHKIGEVHDGAATMDWMEQEQERGITITSAATTCYWSHTETQHDPALFKKNRHRINIIDTPGHVDFTVEVQRSLRVLDGSVTVLAAKGGVEPQSETVWRQADEYKVPRMVYVNKMDTMGADFYRCVQMLHDRLHANGVPIQLPVGQEDTFKGIIDLIDMQADIYYDDMGNDVRVEPIPEDMQEKAQEYHDKLIEAVAETDEELMMKYLDGEELTKEEIKAALRKATISNEIVPVVCGSSYKNRGVQKLLDAIVDYMPAPTDVAAIKGTNPETGEEEDRISSDDQPFAALAFKIMTDPYVGKLCFFRVYSGTLDAGTTVYNSVKDNNERIGRILQMHANNRKDIDTVYAGDIAAAVGLKNTTTGDTLCDEKHPIILESMNFPEPVIRVAIEPKTKAGSEKMGIALAKLAEEDPTFRTWTDEETGQTIIAGMGELHLEIIVDRLLREFKVEANVGAPQVAYRETIRKEANQETKYARQSGGKGQYGHVKIKLEPNPGKGYEFVNGVVGGAIPKEYIPAVDNGIQGAMKAGVLAGYPVVDVKVTLWDGSYHEVDSSEMAFSIAGSMAFKEAMKKCDPVIMEPIMKVNVIVPDEYMGNVIGDLNSRRGQINNQESEGGTARVTALVPLSEMFGYATDLRSKTQGRGQYSMEPDEYQQVPKSVADKIMADRAHKA, from the coding sequence ATGACCCGTAACATCGGTATCATGGCCCACATCGACGCAGGTAAGACCACCACCACCGAGCGCATCCTGTACTACACCGGTATTAACCATAAGATCGGTGAAGTTCATGACGGCGCTGCCACGATGGACTGGATGGAACAGGAGCAGGAGCGTGGTATCACTATCACCTCTGCTGCTACCACCTGCTATTGGAGCCATACCGAGACTCAGCACGATCCGGCTCTCTTCAAGAAGAACCGTCATCGTATCAACATCATCGACACCCCGGGCCACGTTGACTTCACTGTTGAGGTTCAGCGTTCCCTGCGCGTTCTGGACGGCTCTGTTACCGTTCTGGCCGCCAAGGGTGGCGTTGAGCCGCAGTCTGAGACCGTTTGGCGTCAGGCTGACGAGTACAAGGTTCCCCGCATGGTCTACGTCAACAAGATGGATACCATGGGTGCCGATTTCTACCGCTGCGTTCAGATGCTCCATGATCGTCTGCACGCCAACGGTGTGCCCATCCAGCTGCCTGTTGGTCAGGAGGATACTTTCAAGGGTATCATCGACCTGATCGACATGCAGGCTGACATCTACTATGATGACATGGGCAATGATGTCCGCGTTGAGCCTATTCCTGAGGATATGCAGGAGAAGGCTCAGGAGTACCATGACAAGCTGATCGAGGCTGTTGCCGAGACCGACGAAGAGCTCATGATGAAGTACCTGGACGGCGAAGAGCTGACCAAGGAAGAAATCAAGGCGGCTCTGCGTAAGGCTACCATCTCTAACGAGATCGTTCCCGTTGTCTGCGGCTCCTCCTACAAGAACCGCGGCGTTCAGAAGCTGCTGGATGCCATTGTTGACTACATGCCGGCTCCTACCGACGTTGCAGCCATCAAGGGCACCAACCCCGAGACCGGCGAGGAGGAGGATCGTATCTCCTCCGACGACCAGCCGTTCGCAGCTTTGGCCTTCAAGATCATGACTGACCCGTATGTCGGTAAGCTCTGCTTCTTCCGTGTGTACTCCGGTACGCTGGACGCAGGCACTACCGTCTACAACTCTGTCAAGGATAACAACGAGCGTATCGGCCGTATCCTGCAGATGCACGCCAACAACCGTAAGGACATCGACACCGTTTACGCGGGCGATATTGCGGCTGCTGTCGGCCTGAAGAATACCACCACCGGTGACACGCTGTGCGACGAGAAGCACCCCATCATTCTGGAGTCCATGAACTTCCCGGAGCCTGTTATCCGCGTTGCCATCGAGCCCAAGACCAAGGCTGGCTCCGAGAAGATGGGCATTGCTCTGGCAAAGCTCGCTGAGGAGGATCCGACCTTCCGTACCTGGACCGATGAAGAGACCGGTCAGACCATCATCGCCGGCATGGGCGAGCTCCATCTGGAGATTATCGTCGACCGTCTGCTGCGTGAGTTCAAGGTCGAGGCTAATGTTGGCGCTCCGCAGGTTGCTTACCGCGAGACCATTCGCAAGGAAGCCAATCAGGAGACCAAGTACGCCCGCCAGTCCGGCGGTAAGGGCCAGTATGGTCACGTCAAGATCAAGCTGGAGCCCAACCCCGGCAAGGGTTATGAGTTCGTCAACGGTGTCGTTGGCGGCGCTATCCCGAAGGAATATATTCCCGCTGTTGACAACGGTATTCAGGGCGCTATGAAGGCGGGTGTTCTCGCCGGTTATCCCGTCGTGGATGTCAAGGTCACCCTGTGGGATGGTTCTTATCATGAGGTCGACTCCTCTGAAATGGCGTTCTCCATCGCCGGTTCTATGGCATTCAAGGAGGCCATGAAGAAGTGCGATCCCGTCATCATGGAGCCCATCATGAAGGTCAATGTTATCGTGCCTGATGAGTACATGGGCAACGTTATCGGCGACCTGAACAGCCGTCGCGGCCAGATCAACAATCAGGAGTCCGAGGGTGGCACGGCTCGTGTTACTGCTCTGGTTCCTCTGTCCGAGATGTTCGGTTATGCTACCGACCTGCGCTCCAAGACGCAGGGTCGTGGCCAGTACTCCATGGAGCCTGATGAGTATCAGCAGGTTCCCAAGAGCGTTGCCGACAAGATCATGGCCGACCGCGCTCACAAAGCCTGA
- a CDS encoding pectinesterase family protein, translating into MAEHERKTLVVDESGRGDYRTLTEAVAACAETPELPVRFYIKHGIYEERPFIELADYIIEGEYRNATVITASVGGRDPWPGEAKTGTFRSETLFLGGGKAVVRNLTIQNNAGDGAKAGQALAAYADASRVLMEDVNLYGNQDTLFTAPLPLQEREKNGFRGPRENAPRLDTTQYYRRCTIRGNIDFIFGGANAVFDSCRIEPWHHKTGICYITAPSTPAGKPGYLFVDCTVAGNCAPGSVYLGRPWRADAACYWLDCSLSEEVCAGGWDNWHDPENEKTARFGEYGSTGPGSAPARAFGSVDSIAEADAQRAMLARLRAEFGLV; encoded by the coding sequence ATGGCTGAACACGAAAGAAAAACACTGGTCGTGGACGAGAGCGGCCGCGGCGATTACCGCACCCTGACGGAAGCCGTGGCGGCCTGCGCCGAAACGCCGGAGCTGCCGGTGCGCTTCTACATCAAGCACGGCATCTATGAGGAGCGGCCCTTCATCGAGCTGGCTGACTATATCATTGAGGGCGAGTACCGCAATGCCACCGTTATCACCGCCTCTGTCGGCGGCCGTGACCCATGGCCGGGCGAGGCCAAGACCGGCACCTTCCGCAGCGAAACGCTGTTTCTGGGCGGCGGCAAGGCGGTCGTGCGCAACCTGACCATCCAGAATAACGCCGGTGACGGTGCAAAGGCCGGTCAGGCGCTTGCCGCCTATGCTGATGCCAGCCGTGTGCTGATGGAGGATGTAAACCTCTACGGCAATCAGGACACCCTTTTCACCGCTCCCCTGCCCCTGCAGGAGCGTGAGAAGAATGGCTTCCGCGGCCCGCGCGAGAATGCCCCCCGGTTGGACACGACCCAGTATTACCGCCGCTGCACGATCCGCGGCAACATTGATTTTATCTTTGGCGGGGCCAATGCTGTGTTTGACAGCTGCCGCATTGAGCCGTGGCACCACAAGACCGGCATCTGCTACATCACGGCCCCCAGCACCCCCGCTGGCAAGCCCGGCTACCTCTTTGTAGACTGCACCGTAGCGGGCAACTGCGCCCCCGGCAGCGTCTATCTGGGCCGCCCGTGGCGCGCTGACGCGGCCTGCTACTGGCTGGACTGCTCCCTGAGCGAGGAAGTCTGCGCCGGCGGCTGGGACAACTGGCATGACCCCGAGAACGAAAAGACCGCACGCTTCGGCGAATACGGCTCCACAGGCCCCGGCAGCGCCCCTGCGCGCGCCTTTGGCAGCGTAGATAGCATTGCCGAGGCGGATGCCCAGCGTGCAATGCTGGCGCGTTTGCGGGCCGAATTCGGGCTTGTATAA